The Catenulispora sp. EB89 genome has a segment encoding these proteins:
- a CDS encoding cell wall-binding repeat-containing protein — protein sequence MAVGALAVLGAVPYTAVPAQAATAAMSAAAPATTPEPATELILEGQPGDAATAGYTGIVSSPSAITAQGIQHAQTPSLGTSIYFTATMPGTVSSPNGLYFQGWLVSSPGVDLAAGQTYTYNGHPDDPYVATRGLGATDDCPDSSGGSFTIDQLAYSNGTLTQLEAVFTETCNGLLASQGVIRYNATGPLPPGAPTGQPLPAGQGTVAPLTFRRGTAIISAPTGAVNGQTLATVSSESEGRTTWNPLGTRLLYSSDPGLSTVHPDGTGAAPLTEKAGAGPKDTEPAESWDGSVVAFVQGDGAGIANLVTENTDGTMAGDAYRLPLGASCQQEHSPSFGGDGSLIYECDNGGAPATYRLAGGSSSQLIPNAAQPTFSNDGTKIAFVRPDSHGIAQIFTANADGSGVTQVSQDRNGASKPAWSGDGKYLAYSNATFHEIFEIPSGGGAPVGSIPDADDPDFTPPVVDSQIVREGGSDRVGTAVAASQLNFADHGAADRTRPQAGAVVLARSDTFADALGGSALAVRTNAPLLITGSAALNPAVKTEIGRVLAPGGTVYLLGGTQALSPAVASALSRYHVVRLAGDTRYGTAVAIAKAVNPHPSTVMIATGALFPDALAAGATGQPVLLTDGAAMPKETAAYLNTLNPDPASGGTELVTIGGPGDAALISAYKAYKMPSWPSEIRRRVLAGADRYSTALLVARTYFSGNTNIALATGSTWPDALSGGAMIGLRGGPLLLTAPTGISPAVLSYLNSQSASLYDLFLMGGPAALPNGIAQQAAGVIGLPGHVRIGGAFAAAAELGGGAKSGAKSDAKGAAQGGAKGDAVGEAKVGVGDAGEVSSVSRAG from the coding sequence ATGGCTGTGGGGGCCTTGGCCGTCTTGGGGGCGGTTCCTTACACGGCGGTGCCGGCTCAGGCCGCTACGGCTGCGATGTCCGCGGCGGCACCGGCCACGACGCCGGAGCCCGCGACGGAGCTGATTCTTGAAGGTCAGCCTGGCGACGCTGCCACCGCCGGGTACACCGGCATCGTCTCGTCACCGTCGGCGATCACGGCGCAGGGTATCCAGCACGCTCAAACACCTTCGCTCGGCACGAGCATCTACTTCACGGCCACAATGCCCGGGACGGTAAGCAGTCCCAACGGGCTCTATTTCCAGGGCTGGTTGGTGTCTTCGCCCGGCGTCGACTTGGCTGCGGGCCAGACCTACACCTACAACGGTCATCCCGATGATCCTTATGTGGCGACCAGGGGGTTGGGTGCCACGGACGACTGCCCCGATTCCAGCGGCGGCAGTTTCACCATTGATCAGCTTGCCTACTCGAACGGTACGCTGACACAGCTCGAAGCGGTCTTCACCGAGACGTGCAACGGCCTCCTGGCGTCCCAGGGTGTGATCAGGTACAACGCCACCGGCCCGCTCCCGCCCGGCGCGCCCACGGGCCAGCCGCTGCCGGCCGGCCAGGGCACGGTCGCCCCGCTGACCTTCCGGCGCGGCACGGCGATCATCTCCGCGCCGACCGGGGCGGTGAACGGTCAGACGCTGGCGACCGTCTCGTCGGAGTCTGAGGGCCGGACCACGTGGAACCCGCTGGGCACACGGCTGCTCTACAGCTCCGACCCCGGCCTGTCCACGGTGCACCCGGACGGGACCGGCGCCGCGCCGCTGACCGAGAAGGCCGGTGCGGGCCCGAAGGACACCGAGCCGGCCGAGAGCTGGGACGGTTCGGTCGTCGCTTTCGTCCAGGGCGACGGGGCGGGCATCGCCAACCTGGTCACCGAGAACACCGACGGGACCATGGCCGGCGACGCCTACCGGCTCCCGCTCGGCGCCTCCTGCCAGCAGGAGCACAGCCCGAGCTTCGGGGGCGACGGGTCGCTGATCTACGAGTGCGACAACGGCGGCGCCCCGGCGACGTACCGGCTCGCCGGCGGCAGCTCTTCCCAGTTGATCCCGAACGCGGCGCAGCCCACGTTCTCCAACGACGGCACGAAGATCGCCTTCGTCCGGCCGGACAGCCACGGCATCGCGCAGATCTTCACCGCGAACGCCGACGGCAGCGGCGTCACGCAGGTGTCGCAGGACCGGAACGGCGCGAGCAAGCCGGCCTGGTCCGGGGATGGCAAGTACCTGGCGTACTCCAACGCCACGTTCCACGAGATCTTCGAGATCCCCTCGGGCGGCGGCGCGCCGGTCGGCAGCATCCCCGACGCCGACGACCCGGACTTCACCCCGCCGGTCGTGGACTCGCAGATCGTCCGAGAGGGCGGCAGCGACCGCGTCGGCACCGCCGTCGCGGCCTCGCAGCTGAACTTCGCCGACCACGGCGCCGCCGACCGGACCCGGCCGCAGGCCGGCGCGGTCGTGCTGGCGCGCAGCGACACCTTCGCCGACGCGCTCGGCGGCTCGGCGCTGGCGGTGCGGACGAACGCGCCGCTGCTGATCACCGGCTCGGCGGCGCTGAACCCGGCGGTGAAGACCGAGATCGGCCGCGTCCTCGCACCCGGCGGAACGGTCTATCTGCTCGGCGGGACGCAGGCGCTGTCCCCGGCGGTGGCCTCGGCGCTGTCCCGCTACCACGTCGTGCGGCTGGCCGGCGACACCCGCTACGGCACCGCCGTGGCCATCGCCAAGGCGGTCAACCCGCACCCGAGCACGGTGATGATCGCGACCGGAGCCCTGTTCCCGGACGCGCTGGCAGCCGGCGCGACCGGCCAGCCGGTCCTGCTGACCGACGGCGCCGCGATGCCGAAGGAGACGGCGGCCTACCTCAACACCCTGAACCCGGACCCGGCCTCCGGCGGCACCGAACTGGTCACCATCGGCGGCCCCGGCGACGCGGCACTGATCTCGGCGTACAAGGCGTACAAGATGCCGTCCTGGCCCTCGGAGATCCGCCGCCGCGTCCTGGCCGGCGCCGACCGCTACTCCACGGCCCTGCTGGTCGCCCGCACCTACTTCAGCGGCAACACCAACATCGCCCTGGCCACCGGCAGCACCTGGCCGGACGCCCTCTCCGGCGGCGCGATGATCGGCCTGCGCGGCGGCCCCCTGCTGCTCACGGCGCCCACCGGCATCAGCCCGGCGGTGCTGTCCTACCTGAACAGCCAGTCGGCCAGCCTGTACGACCTGTTCCTGATGGGCGGCCCGGCGGCCCTGCCGAACGGCATCGCCCAGCAGGCGGCCGGCGTGATCGGGCTGCCCGGCCACGTCCGGATCGGCGGCGCCTTCGCGGCGGCTGCCGAGCTCGGTGGCGGGGCGAAGAGCGGCGCGAAGAGCGACGCGAAGGGTGCGGCGCAGGGCGGCGCGAAGGGTGACGCGGTCGGCGAGGCGAAGGTCGGCGTGGGGGACGCCGGCGAGGTGTCTTCGGTGTCGCGTGCGGGCTGA
- a CDS encoding sterol carrier family protein: MPKTRRPAPAKVRQAVVNQWQAHIEYAARLTPEQLAAPSKLTGWDVRTLVGHVAFTVHTVLVRAAEPVAGEQAEVYDWMTSTPTASAAVDAGTRDLVEGGVVLADEVAEAEKLMERYGDEDLIAMRFGPMRFDDFLVSRIVEATVHADDLERSTGIEFPHDREALAITVRQLADAMAAKVPGNSVELRVPPFAAVQCVPGPRHTRGTPPNVVEMAPRTWIRLAAGRSTWDEVMDQALVSASGQRADLKEYLPLMG, from the coding sequence ATGCCGAAGACCCGCCGCCCCGCCCCCGCCAAGGTCCGCCAAGCCGTCGTGAACCAGTGGCAGGCGCACATCGAGTACGCCGCCCGCCTGACGCCCGAGCAGCTCGCGGCGCCGTCGAAGCTGACCGGCTGGGACGTGCGGACGCTGGTCGGGCACGTGGCTTTCACCGTGCACACGGTCCTGGTGCGGGCCGCCGAGCCGGTCGCCGGGGAGCAGGCCGAGGTCTACGACTGGATGACCTCGACGCCGACCGCCAGCGCCGCGGTCGACGCCGGCACCCGGGACCTGGTCGAGGGCGGCGTGGTGCTGGCCGACGAGGTGGCCGAGGCCGAGAAGCTCATGGAGCGCTACGGCGACGAGGACCTGATCGCGATGCGGTTCGGGCCGATGCGCTTCGACGACTTCCTGGTCTCGCGGATCGTGGAGGCCACCGTGCACGCCGACGACCTGGAGCGCTCCACCGGCATCGAGTTCCCGCACGACCGGGAGGCGCTGGCGATCACGGTCCGCCAGCTGGCCGACGCGATGGCCGCCAAGGTCCCGGGCAATTCCGTGGAGCTGCGGGTGCCGCCGTTCGCCGCCGTGCAGTGCGTCCCGGGGCCGCGCCACACCCGCGGCACCCCGCCGAACGTGGTCGAGATGGCGCCGCGGACCTGGATCCGGCTCGCGGCCGGCCGGAGCACGTGGGACGAGGTGATGGACCAGGCGTTGGTCTCGGCCTCGGGGCAGCGCGCGGACCTGAAGGAGTACCTGCCGCTGATGGGATGA
- the purF gene encoding amidophosphoribosyltransferase yields MIHPSGFRPGDGRLTHELDPQDTGPQDACGVFGVWAPGEEVAKLAYFGLYALQHRGQESAGIAVSNGKQILVYKDMGLVSQVFDEATLQSLQGYLAIGHARYSTTGSSVWENAQPTFRATTHGAVALGHNGNLTNTGELGRMAAERRTRTGVTDKHAMTSDTGLMTELMASYSDRSLEDAAVEVLPQLRGAFSLVFMDETTLYAARDPQGVRPLMLGRLDRGWVVASEQAALDTVGASFIREIEPGELIAVDENGLRSRHFAQPQPKGCVFEYVYLARPDATIAGRNVHAARVEMGRTLAREAPVEADLVIATPESGTPAAIGFAEESGIPFGQGFVKNAYVGRTFIQPSQTLRQLGVRLKLNALREVIEGKRLVVVDDSIVRGNTQRAVLKMLREAGATEVHLRISSPPVKWPCFYGIDFATRAELIANGLSTDEIAKSIGADSLAYITLDGMTEATHQPADRLCRACFDGVYPIELPEEELLGKHLLEIAVDPLAHTDALSRP; encoded by the coding sequence GTGATCCACCCTTCCGGCTTCCGCCCCGGCGATGGCAGACTCACCCACGAACTCGACCCCCAGGACACCGGCCCGCAGGACGCCTGCGGAGTCTTCGGTGTCTGGGCCCCCGGCGAAGAGGTCGCGAAGCTCGCGTACTTCGGCCTGTACGCGCTGCAGCACCGCGGCCAGGAATCCGCCGGCATCGCCGTGTCCAACGGCAAGCAGATCCTGGTCTACAAGGACATGGGCCTGGTTTCCCAGGTCTTCGACGAGGCCACCCTGCAGTCCCTGCAGGGGTACCTGGCCATCGGCCACGCCCGCTACTCCACCACCGGCTCCTCGGTGTGGGAGAACGCGCAGCCGACCTTCCGCGCCACCACGCACGGCGCCGTGGCGCTGGGCCACAACGGCAACCTGACCAACACCGGCGAGCTGGGCCGCATGGCCGCCGAGCGTCGGACCAGGACCGGCGTCACCGACAAGCACGCCATGACCTCGGACACCGGGCTCATGACCGAGCTGATGGCGTCCTACTCGGACCGCTCCCTGGAGGACGCGGCCGTGGAGGTGCTGCCGCAGCTGCGCGGGGCCTTCTCCCTGGTGTTCATGGACGAGACCACGCTCTACGCCGCGCGCGACCCGCAGGGTGTGCGGCCGCTGATGCTCGGCCGCCTGGACCGCGGCTGGGTGGTGGCCTCCGAGCAGGCCGCGCTGGACACCGTCGGCGCCAGCTTCATCCGGGAGATTGAGCCCGGCGAGCTGATAGCGGTCGACGAGAATGGCCTGCGCTCCCGGCACTTCGCCCAGCCCCAGCCCAAGGGCTGCGTCTTCGAGTACGTCTACCTGGCCCGCCCGGACGCCACGATCGCCGGCCGCAACGTGCACGCCGCGCGCGTGGAGATGGGCCGCACCCTGGCCCGCGAGGCGCCGGTCGAGGCCGATCTGGTGATCGCCACGCCGGAGTCCGGCACCCCGGCCGCGATCGGCTTCGCCGAGGAGTCCGGCATCCCCTTCGGCCAGGGCTTCGTGAAGAACGCCTACGTCGGCCGCACCTTCATCCAGCCCAGCCAGACCCTGCGCCAGCTCGGCGTGCGGCTCAAGCTCAACGCGCTGCGCGAGGTCATCGAGGGCAAGCGCCTGGTGGTGGTGGACGACTCGATCGTGCGCGGCAACACCCAGCGCGCGGTGCTCAAGATGCTGCGCGAGGCCGGTGCCACCGAGGTCCACCTGCGGATCTCCTCCCCGCCGGTGAAGTGGCCGTGCTTCTACGGCATCGACTTCGCCACCCGCGCCGAGCTGATCGCCAACGGCCTGAGCACCGACGAGATCGCCAAGTCGATAGGCGCCGACTCGCTGGCCTACATCACCCTCGACGGCATGACCGAGGCCACCCACCAGCCGGCCGACCGGCTGTGCCGGGCCTGCTTCGACGGGGTGTACCCGATCGAGCTGCCCGAGGAGGAGCTGCTGGGCAAGCACCTCCTGGAGATCGCGGTCGACCCGCTGGCCCACACCGACGCCCTGTCGCGGCCGTAG
- the purM gene encoding phosphoribosylformylglycinamidine cyclo-ligase, protein MSGAPGASGATYAAAGVDIEAGDRAVELMKEWVAKTRRPEVLGGIGGFAGLFDASALKAYRRPLLATSTDGVGTKVAIAQRMDKHDSIGRDLVGMVVDDLVVCGAEPLFMTDYIATGKVVPEVVAGIVKGIAEGCVLAGCALVGGETAEHPGLLKPGEYDVAGAGTGVVEADKVLGAERVREGDVLVAMASSGAHSNGYSLLRHVFFEVAGWELDRDVPEFGRTLGEELLEPTRIYSLDCLALIAGAEVHAFSHITGGGVAANIARIIPAGLEARLDRGTWTPPAVFGTVGRLGGVATLELEKTLNMGVGMVAVLPPAAVDPALALLAERGLPSWVCGEVVASEGAATVGGAKGGDGAASLHGDYAG, encoded by the coding sequence ATGTCTGGAGCCCCCGGCGCGTCCGGAGCCACCTACGCCGCGGCCGGCGTCGACATCGAGGCCGGCGACCGCGCGGTCGAGCTGATGAAGGAGTGGGTCGCCAAGACCCGCCGGCCGGAGGTCCTCGGCGGCATCGGCGGCTTCGCCGGTCTGTTCGACGCCTCCGCGCTGAAGGCCTACCGGCGGCCGCTGCTGGCCACCTCCACCGACGGCGTGGGCACCAAGGTGGCGATCGCGCAGCGCATGGACAAGCACGACTCCATCGGCCGCGACCTGGTCGGCATGGTCGTGGACGACCTGGTGGTCTGCGGTGCCGAGCCGCTGTTCATGACCGACTACATCGCCACCGGCAAGGTGGTGCCCGAGGTGGTCGCCGGGATCGTCAAGGGCATCGCCGAGGGCTGCGTGCTGGCCGGCTGCGCACTGGTCGGCGGCGAGACCGCGGAGCACCCGGGCCTGCTCAAGCCGGGTGAGTACGACGTGGCCGGGGCCGGGACCGGGGTCGTCGAGGCCGACAAGGTGCTCGGCGCCGAGCGGGTCCGCGAGGGCGACGTGCTGGTCGCGATGGCCTCCTCCGGCGCGCACTCCAACGGGTACTCGCTGCTGCGGCACGTGTTCTTCGAGGTCGCGGGCTGGGAGCTGGACCGGGACGTGCCGGAGTTCGGCCGCACGCTCGGCGAGGAGCTGCTGGAGCCGACCCGGATCTACTCGCTGGACTGCCTTGCCCTGATCGCCGGGGCCGAGGTGCACGCGTTCTCGCACATCACCGGCGGCGGCGTGGCGGCGAACATCGCCCGGATCATCCCGGCGGGCCTGGAGGCCCGGCTGGACCGCGGCACCTGGACCCCGCCGGCGGTGTTCGGCACGGTCGGGCGGCTCGGCGGGGTGGCGACGCTGGAGCTGGAGAAGACGCTGAACATGGGCGTCGGGATGGTCGCGGTGCTGCCGCCGGCCGCGGTCGACCCGGCGCTGGCGCTGCTGGCCGAACGAGGGCTGCCGAGCTGGGTGTGCGGCGAGGTGGTCGCTTCCGAGGGGGCGGCGACCGTCGGCGGCGCCAAGGGCGGCGACGGCGCGGCGTCCCTGCACGGCGACTACGCCGGGTAG
- a CDS encoding DUF3073 domain-containing protein: MGRGRAKAKQTRVARDLKYRDVGTDLTQLQRELQRDGHTSNGHTAEAPSQQDDDDADDDELYAKYADDDGDDDYDSADDGGSHRSHHRRS, from the coding sequence ATGGGGCGCGGCCGGGCCAAGGCCAAGCAGACGCGGGTCGCCCGAGACCTGAAGTATCGCGACGTGGGGACCGACCTGACGCAGCTCCAGCGTGAGCTGCAGCGGGACGGACACACGTCCAACGGGCATACCGCCGAGGCACCGTCGCAGCAGGACGACGACGACGCGGACGACGACGAGTTGTACGCGAAGTACGCCGATGATGACGGCGATGACGACTACGACAGCGCGGATGACGGCGGTTCGCACCGCAGTCACCACCGCCGCAGTTGA
- a CDS encoding Glu/Leu/Phe/Val dehydrogenase — MSDKPDNDVSEVFANDHEQVVYCRDEETGLKAIIAVHNTLLGPGLGGTRFFPYASEQDALKDVLRLSRGMSYKNALAGLDLGGGKAVIIGDPNEIKSEALLRAYGRFVQSLNGRYYTACDVGTYVQDMDVVSRESTFVTGRSVESGGAGDSSVLTAYGVFQGMRASAEYLWGSSSLAGKRVGISGVGKVGRYLVGHLIEDGASIVATDPYEGAIQWLRDNYAQVEIVSTTEELIAADIDVYAPCALGGALDDATVAALTAKIVCGAANNQLAHTGVEKQLEARGILYAPDYLVNSGGVIQVADEIHGFDFERAKRRASGIFDTTMRIYSLASEEGVPPSVAADRLAERRMRDVGRLRGVYLP, encoded by the coding sequence GTGTCTGACAAGCCTGACAACGACGTCAGCGAGGTATTCGCCAACGACCACGAGCAGGTCGTGTACTGCCGCGACGAGGAGACCGGCCTGAAGGCCATCATCGCGGTCCACAACACCCTGCTCGGCCCCGGCCTCGGCGGTACCCGCTTCTTCCCCTACGCCAGCGAGCAGGACGCGCTGAAGGACGTCCTGCGCCTGTCCCGGGGCATGTCCTACAAGAACGCCCTCGCCGGTCTGGACCTCGGCGGCGGCAAGGCCGTCATCATCGGCGACCCGAACGAGATCAAGTCCGAGGCGCTGCTGCGCGCCTACGGCCGCTTCGTGCAGTCCCTCAACGGGCGCTACTACACCGCATGCGACGTCGGCACCTATGTGCAGGACATGGACGTCGTCTCCAGGGAGTCGACGTTCGTCACCGGCCGCTCGGTCGAGTCCGGCGGCGCCGGCGATTCCTCCGTGCTCACCGCGTACGGAGTGTTCCAGGGTATGCGCGCCTCCGCCGAATACCTGTGGGGCTCGTCCTCACTAGCCGGTAAGCGGGTCGGCATCTCCGGCGTCGGCAAGGTCGGGCGCTACCTGGTGGGGCACCTGATCGAGGACGGCGCGTCGATCGTGGCGACCGATCCCTACGAGGGCGCGATCCAGTGGCTGCGCGACAACTACGCGCAGGTTGAGATCGTCTCCACCACCGAGGAGCTCATCGCGGCAGACATAGACGTCTATGCCCCGTGCGCCCTCGGCGGGGCCCTGGACGACGCCACCGTCGCCGCACTGACCGCGAAGATCGTCTGCGGCGCCGCCAACAACCAGCTCGCGCACACCGGCGTGGAGAAGCAGCTGGAGGCGCGCGGCATCCTGTACGCGCCCGACTATCTGGTGAACTCCGGCGGTGTGATCCAGGTCGCAGACGAGATCCACGGCTTCGATTTCGAGCGTGCCAAGCGCCGTGCGTCGGGCATTTTCGACACCACGATGCGCATCTACTCCCTGGCGTCGGAGGAGGGTGTGCCCCCTTCGGTGGCCGCGGACCGGCTCGCCGAGCGGCGCATGCGCGACGTGGGTCGCTTGCGCGGCGTATACCTGCCGTAG
- the bldC gene encoding developmental transcriptional regulator BldC: MTARTPDAEPLLTPAEVATMFRVDPKTVTRWAKAGKLTSIRTLGGHRRYREQEVRALLNGIPPQREG, from the coding sequence ATGACCGCACGTACGCCGGACGCTGAGCCTCTGCTCACGCCCGCCGAGGTCGCCACGATGTTCCGCGTCGACCCCAAGACGGTCACGCGCTGGGCCAAGGCCGGCAAGCTGACCTCTATCCGCACTCTGGGGGGCCACCGCCGCTACCGCGAGCAGGAGGTCCGCGCTCTGCTGAACGGCATCCCGCCGCAGCGTGAGGGCTGA
- a CDS encoding cellulose binding domain-containing protein: MGLSKRARVIGISLATAAVVGAGSVAAFSAGAAGSSSGTVTAAFAKTSDWGTGFQGQYTIANGTGQTVHGWTVSFDLPAGERISSLWNGTMTAAGQHITVANPSWAGDIATGTSATFGFVVDATSGSAEPLNCLVNGASCGGGPGGGTSGGGPSSAPGSGPSTAPGSSASPSGAPSSKPSTVPSSGPSSAPSSVPSSVPSSAPSVPAPPPSGASYTFAPYVDTSQRQDLGAVAAAAGMKYVTAAFMLAGGSGCTPAWNGTSDPAFEASLKAGLADLRSKGGDAIASFGGANGTELARACTDVPSLKAAYKSVIDAYNLSHVDFDIEGAATTDQASITRRAQALAQLQSDYAAAGKTLDVSLTLPVLPSGLTQDGVNIVTAAAKNNLKVSVVNVMAMDYGDWAAPSPSGKMGQYADQSAQSVHDQLRTVYPNATDAQLWAMVGITPMIGVNDTSDEVFQVSDAKVVEQFAAQHHIGRLAMWSLTRDQACAQPSSWASPTCSSVQQNAYDFSHTFEAFTG; the protein is encoded by the coding sequence ATGGGACTGTCGAAGCGCGCCCGCGTCATAGGGATCTCACTAGCCACCGCTGCCGTCGTCGGCGCCGGATCCGTCGCCGCCTTCTCGGCCGGCGCCGCCGGAAGCAGCAGTGGAACCGTCACGGCCGCCTTCGCCAAGACCTCGGACTGGGGCACCGGTTTCCAGGGCCAGTACACGATCGCCAACGGCACCGGCCAGACGGTGCACGGCTGGACCGTCTCCTTCGACCTGCCGGCCGGGGAGCGCATCAGCTCCCTGTGGAACGGCACGATGACCGCCGCCGGGCAGCACATCACCGTCGCCAACCCGTCCTGGGCCGGGGACATCGCCACCGGGACGAGCGCCACGTTCGGCTTCGTGGTGGACGCCACCTCCGGGAGCGCCGAGCCGCTGAACTGTCTGGTCAACGGCGCCTCGTGCGGCGGCGGTCCCGGCGGCGGGACGTCCGGCGGCGGTCCGAGCTCGGCTCCCGGCAGCGGCCCCAGCACCGCGCCGGGCTCCAGCGCGTCTCCCAGCGGCGCGCCGTCGAGCAAGCCGAGCACCGTCCCGTCGTCGGGGCCGAGCAGCGCACCGTCCTCGGTGCCCTCCTCGGTGCCCTCCTCGGCCCCGTCGGTGCCGGCCCCGCCACCGTCCGGCGCGTCCTACACCTTCGCGCCCTACGTCGACACCAGCCAGCGCCAGGATCTCGGCGCGGTCGCGGCGGCGGCCGGCATGAAGTACGTCACCGCGGCGTTCATGCTGGCCGGGGGCAGCGGTTGCACCCCGGCGTGGAACGGCACCTCCGACCCGGCCTTCGAGGCGAGCCTGAAGGCCGGCCTGGCGGACCTGCGGTCCAAGGGCGGCGACGCCATCGCCTCCTTCGGCGGCGCCAACGGCACCGAGCTGGCCCGGGCCTGCACCGACGTGCCGAGCCTGAAGGCCGCGTACAAGTCGGTGATCGACGCTTACAACCTCAGCCACGTCGACTTCGACATCGAGGGCGCGGCGACCACCGATCAGGCCTCGATCACCCGCCGGGCGCAGGCGCTGGCCCAGCTCCAGTCCGACTACGCGGCGGCCGGCAAGACCCTGGACGTGTCGCTGACTTTGCCGGTCCTGCCCTCGGGCCTGACCCAGGACGGTGTGAACATCGTCACCGCGGCCGCCAAGAACAACCTGAAGGTCTCGGTCGTGAACGTGATGGCCATGGACTACGGCGACTGGGCCGCCCCGAGCCCGTCGGGGAAGATGGGCCAGTACGCCGACCAGTCGGCGCAGTCCGTGCACGACCAGCTCAGGACCGTCTACCCGAACGCCACCGACGCCCAGCTGTGGGCGATGGTCGGCATCACCCCGATGATCGGCGTCAACGACACCTCCGACGAGGTGTTCCAGGTCTCCGACGCCAAGGTCGTCGAACAGTTCGCCGCGCAGCACCACATCGGCCGGCTGGCCATGTGGTCCCTGACGCGGGACCAGGCGTGTGCGCAGCCGTCGTCGTGGGCCTCGCCCACCTGCTCCTCGGTCCAGCAGAACGCGTACGACTTCTCGCACACCTTCGAGGCCTTCACCGGCTGA
- a CDS encoding cytochrome d ubiquinol oxidase subunit II yields MTAVDLLLGVIVCALAAYALLAGADFGAGVWDLLARGRHADRERRLIAHALGPVWEANHVWLIFVIVATFSGFPSAFGIIARGLELPLALALAGIVLRGAAYVYRAYGEGAAGPDSLWSRVFAVASSITPFMLGVSGAALATGKITPSSGPLTPFESPFTLVAGAFAVVVTAFLAAVYLCYDAGTDPETEDLVPAFRRRALAAAALAGVVSLALLPLLYQDAPTVAHRFTERSIPFVAVAVVCGFGSIAVIWKRHYVLARATAATAVIGVLLGWAAAQYPDLAVGAATARDSAAGSANLHALLIAMAFGMVVILPAFYMLLKVFSGPERDAITTEPAN; encoded by the coding sequence ATGACCGCCGTCGACCTCCTGCTCGGCGTGATCGTCTGCGCCCTGGCCGCCTACGCGCTGCTGGCCGGCGCCGACTTCGGCGCCGGCGTCTGGGACCTGCTGGCCCGCGGCCGCCACGCCGACCGCGAGCGCCGCCTCATCGCGCACGCGCTCGGCCCGGTCTGGGAGGCCAACCACGTCTGGCTGATCTTCGTGATCGTCGCGACGTTCAGCGGCTTCCCCTCCGCCTTCGGCATCATCGCGCGCGGCCTGGAACTGCCGCTGGCGCTGGCATTGGCCGGGATCGTGCTGCGCGGGGCGGCGTACGTCTACCGCGCCTACGGCGAAGGCGCCGCCGGACCCGACAGCCTGTGGAGCCGCGTCTTCGCGGTGGCCTCCTCGATCACCCCGTTCATGCTCGGCGTCAGCGGCGCGGCGCTGGCCACCGGCAAGATCACCCCGAGCTCCGGGCCCCTGACGCCCTTCGAGTCCCCGTTCACGCTGGTGGCCGGCGCGTTCGCGGTCGTCGTCACCGCGTTCCTGGCCGCCGTATATCTCTGCTACGACGCCGGCACCGACCCGGAAACCGAGGACCTGGTCCCCGCGTTCCGGCGCCGGGCCCTGGCCGCCGCCGCACTGGCCGGCGTGGTCAGCCTGGCCCTGCTCCCGCTGCTGTATCAGGACGCACCGACCGTCGCGCACCGCTTCACCGAGCGGTCGATCCCGTTCGTGGCCGTCGCAGTGGTCTGCGGTTTCGGCTCGATCGCGGTGATCTGGAAGCGGCACTACGTCCTGGCCCGCGCGACGGCGGCCACCGCCGTGATCGGCGTGCTGCTCGGCTGGGCGGCAGCTCAGTACCCGGATCTGGCCGTCGGCGCGGCGACCGCCCGCGACTCGGCCGCCGGATCCGCGAACCTGCACGCCCTGCTGATCGCGATGGCCTTCGGGATGGTGGTCATCCTGCCCGCTTTTTACATGCTTCTGAAGGTCTTCTCAGGGCCCGAAAGGGACGCGATCACTACAGAACCCGCAAACTAA